In the genome of Streptomyces sp. SAI-127, the window AAGGTGACGACGACCGCCGCGCCGACGAGACGGGTGCCGAGGCCGGGGTTGGCGTTGAGGAGGGCGGCGGGGGCGGCGAGGGCGATCATGGCCAGCCGGAAGCCGAAGACCTGGCGGCACATGGCCTGCAGGGCGTTGACCTGGATGTCCATTGCGGGTACGTCGGAGGGCCCGACCCGGCCTTCGGCGGCCGCGCCACGCCCCCGCCCCGTCCTGCGCACACCCGTCATCGACATCGCCCGGCCCCCTACTTCCCCGTGATCGTGCCGAAGTCGGTGCCCGAGCCGAGCAGCAGTCCCGCGGCCAGCAGGAGCATCGTGGCCGGGACCATGAAGGTGGTGATCATCATGGTGGCCTTGGGGACCGCGCGGGCGGCCTTGCGGCGGGCGTTCTGGGCGTCCGTACGGCGCATGTCCTTGGCCAGGGAGACCAGGGTGTCCACGATGGGCGCGCCCAACTCCTCCCCCTGCTGCAGCGCCGTCACGAACATCGCGACCTGTTCGGAGTCGTTGCGGCGGCGCAGCTCCGCGAAGGCCTGGCGGCGGCTCATGCCCAGGTCCATCTGGCGGAGTGTGATGCGCAGTTCGTCGGCCCAGGGGCCCTCGTACTTGGAGGCCACGCGGTCCAGCGCCTGGCGGAAGCCCAGGCCCGCGCTCACCACCACCGCCAGCACGTCCAGGAAGTCGGGGAGCGTGCGCTCGATGACGTCCTTCCTGACCCGGATCGCCGACCAGATGCCGACCTCCGTCCAGAACGCCCCGAAGGCCAGCAGGAGCAGGGCCACCAGGATCTGGCCGCGGAGGAGGAAGACCAGGAAACCCAGGGCGCCCAGGAAGCCGTACACCGCCCTGCGGGCCGCGTAGCGGTGGATGGTCAGGCCGCCGGGGTTGCCCGCCAGGTCGATCTTGCGGCGGTACTTGGCGACCTGCTTGGGGCCCATCAGCCGCAGGACGGCGGGGGCGTAGCGCATGCCCATGCGGTCGATGAGGGAGTCCACCGCGCCGGTGCGGGTCGATCCGACCTCCAGTGCCAGCACCAGGTCGCTCGGCAGTTTCGCCTCCGCCCGGTACATGCGGATGCCGGCGAAGACGCCCCACACGCTCACGGCCATCAACAGGGCCAGTCCGATACCGATCATGGCCGCCCCCTCAGACGTCGATCCGGGACAGGCGGCGGATCAGGATGAATCCCACCGCGTACAGGGCGAACGCGATGATCACCGCCCCCTGGCCGAGTGGTGAGCCCGTCATGCGTTCCAGCGCGCCGTCCTTGACGCCGTTCATCAGGAACAGTGAGCCGATGCCCAGGACCGGGACCGCGTACGACGTCATGTTCACCTGGGAGAGCTGGGTGCGGACCTCGCGCCGGGTCTCCTTGCGCTCCTCCAGCGTCTCGGTCAGGTTCCGCAGGGCACTGACCACCTGGCCGCCGGCCCGGCTCGACAGCACCAGGGTCGTCACCAGGACCACCAGCTCCCGGGACGGCAGTCGCTTCGCCATCTCGTCCAGCGCGTCCTCCATCGACACGCCCACCGCCAACTGGTTGGCCACCTTCGCCAGTTCCTCCCCCGCCGGTGCCTCCAGCTCCTCCGCCGCCATGCCGATCGCGGTGCGCAGGGCGAGGCCCGCGTGGGTGGCGTTGGCCAGGATGCGGGCCAGTTCGGGGAGTTGGTTGATGAACTTCTCGATGCGCTTCTGCCGCTGCCAGTTGAGGAACTGCACGGCCGCCCAGACGCCCGCCAGACCGGCCAGCGGGCCGAAGAAGGGCGCCAGGGTCGCCTGGCCGATCAGCCACAGACCTCCGACGAGCCCGACCATCGCGGCGAAGAACTCGCCCGGCGTCACGTCCAACCCGGTCGCCGCCAGCCTCAGTTCCAGCTGCCTGCCGAGCCGGGTGCGGCGCAGCCGTCGGTCCAGGTCGCGGAAGTGCCGGCGGCGGCCGGTGTACGGCACCTGGCTCGCGGCCGACAGCCGGTCGACGAGCGCCGCCCGCTGGGCCCGTCCCCTGGCGTAGAAGTGGACGCCCACGACGGCGAGCGCGCAGGTCACCAGGGTGGCGCCGATGGTGAGCGTGACTAGGGTCTGGAGGTCCATGGGGGTGGGTCCTACCTGGCTTCTCGGATGGCCAACTGGTTCGCGGACTGGGCCACGCCGAAGGCCTGGGGCGTGGGCTGGCTCGCCATGTAGAGGCGGTCGACGGTACGGCGCGGAAGCGGGAAGTACTCGAACCGGCCGTAGATCCGGCCGTCCGCCGCCATGGGCTGGGCGTCGAAGCGGGCCACCGTGGCCAGCCGGTACGGCTCGCTGCCGTGGCTGTCGAGCAGGGCGATCTCGGTGATCCGGCGGGCACCGTCGGCGAACCGGGTGAGCTGGATGATCACGTCGACCGCGCTGTTGATCTGGTCGTGCAGCGCCTCGAAGGGGATCTCCACCTCCGACATCGAGGCCAGGGTCTTCAGCCGCATCAGCGCGTCCTCCGCGCTGTTGGCGTGGACGGTGGCGAGGGAGCCGTCGTGGCCCGTCGACATCGCCTGGAGCATGTCGAGGGACTCGCCGCCGCGGACCTCGCCGACCACGATCCGGTCGGGGCGCATGCGCAGCGAGTTGCGGACCAGGTCGCGGATGGTGACCCGGCCCTGGCCCTCCACGTTCGGCGGACGCGACTCCAGCCGGACCACGTGCCGTTGCTGGAGCTGGAGTTCGGCCGAGTCCTCGATGGTGATGATGCGGTCGCCCTCCGGGATGAGGCCGGACAGCGCGTTGAGCAGGGTCGTCTTCCCCGTGCCCGTCGCGCCGGACACGATGATGTTGAAGCGCGCCTGCACCAGGCCCGCCAGCAGGTACAGCATGTTCTCGTCGAGCGAGTCGAAGCCGACCAGTTCCTGCAGCGTGTAGGAGCGGGGGAAGCGGCGGATCGTGAGGATCGCGCCGGTCAGGGAGAGCGGCGGGATGATGACGTTCACCCGCTCGCCGGACGGGAGGCGCGCGTCCACCATCGGGTTCGTCTCGTCCACGCGCCGGTTGACCGTGGAGACTATTCGCTCGATGGTCTGCATCAGCTGGTCGTGGGACGGGAAGCGCAGCGGCAACTGCTCGACGCGGCCGCCGCGTTCGACGAAGATCGAGTCCGGGCCGTTGACCATGATCTCGGTGATGGAGGCGTCTTCGAGCAGCGGCTCCAGGATGCCGAGTCCCAGAGCCTCGTCGACCACCCGCCGGATGAGCTGCGAGCGTTCGACCGTCGACAGCACCGGACCCTCACGGCTGATGATGTGCCCGAGCACCCGCTCGAGGCGGGCCCGGCGCTCGGCCGCCGCCAGCGAGCTCATCTCCGCGAGGTCGATCTCCTCCAGGAGCTTGGCCCGGTAGGAGGAGACGATGTGGCCGTCCTCGCCCCGGCTGCCGTTCTCCTCGGGGGTGTTGATGCGGGACCGCAGACTCATGAGTACCTCGTTCAGTGGTCGAGCGGCATGGTGGCGGTCTTGACGGCGGGATCGAAGTCCCAGCCCGGGACGATCGACGGGATCTGGACGGTGGCGGTGACGGTGACCGAGTCGCCGCCCCCGCCCTCGGCGCAGTCGACGGACAGCCAGTCGCTGATGGCGTTCACACAGCCCTCCTGCGCGCTCCGGTCCAGCGAGGCGGCCCGCGCCCCGGCCCTGGCCGCCGTACCGGCCTGCTGGGCGGTGTAGGCGATGAGCCCGATCTGGACGCCCGCCATGGCGACGAGGATCAGGATCGGGATGAAGCCCAGGTACTCGAGGGCCACCTGGCCGCGGTCGCGCGTGCTCTTCCGGGAGTACGACATCTCAGTCCCTGTCCTCCTCCACGGCGCCCGCGTGTCCGTCGACCTGGAAGGGGAAGGCGATCGCGCCCGGGAAGAGGACGGGGACGTCCAGGTGGACATCGGCCGTGACGTAGCCGCCGCCGGTGGCGCAGTCCACCTGGCCGGTCCAGGCGCCGGGCAGCTTGTCCAGTCCCGCCTGCTCGCACGCGGCCTCCCGCTCCCCCGGCGGGGCCGCCGTCGCGGCCCGTACCGCCTCGTCCGCAGCATTCCCCGCGAGCGTGAACGTGTATCCCAGCAGCACGAACTGCCACAACAACACCAGCGTGATCAGGATCAGCGGGGTCATCCCGAGGAACTCGATGGTCACCTGCCCCTCGTCCCGCCGCCCGCTCATCTCCCGAGCTCCCTGCGCCGCCGGAAGGTCAGCGCGCCGCGCTCCCGGCCGCCGTTGCGATGGGAGTTCGCCTCCGAGCCCTTGACCAGGCCCAGTTCACCGGCGAGCGTCCACAGGGCCTGTTTCACCGTGCCCTTGGCGTCGAGTTCGTGGACCCGGCCCGCGTCCACCGCGCCCTGGAGCTCCTTGAAGTTCGCCGGGATCACGGTCGCCGCGACGCCGGTGCCGGTGATCTTCTGGATGAGCGCGGGCTGGATCTCCGTGGCGCGGCTGTGCCGGTTGACGACGACGGTGGTCTCCTCGGCCTTGCGGACCTGGAGGCGGTCCCACATGCGCACGGCACGCTTGGCGCCGCGTACGGCGACCACGTCGGGCGTGGTGACCAGCAGGGCCGTGTCGGCCATCTCCACGACTGCCGCGCCGGCCCCGCTGAGCTGTGCCCCGCAGTCGACCACCACGACCTCGTAGCGGGAGCGCAGGGCGCTCACGATCTGGCGGGCGGCGCGCTCGGTGACCTCCTCGCCGCGTTCGCCCTCGCCGGGGGCGAGCAGCAGCGCGAGGCCCGTGTCGTGGGGGAAGACGGCGTCGGCGAGGACGCGCGGGGAGATGTCGGTGATGGTGGCGAGGTCGGCGACCGAGCGGCGGAACTGGACGTCCAGATAGGAGGCGACATCACCGGTCTGGAGGTCCATGTCGAGCAGGGCGGTGGTGCGGCCGGAGGCCTGGGCGGCGAGAGCGAGCTGGATGGCGGTCGTGGTGGCGCCGACACCGCCCTTCGCCCCACTGACGGTGACGACGGTGCCGCCGACGCCGGTGAACACGTCGGTGACGGCGCCCAGGTGCCGTCGTACGCCCACCGACCACTGGGCGACCGCGTGCACCCGGGTGGCGAGCTCCTCGTAGCCGAGCGGGAGGGAGATCAGGCCGCGGGCGCCGTAGTCCATGGCGGCCTGGAAGAGGCCGGGGCTGACGTCGGAGGTGACGAGGATGACGCCGACGGCCGGGAAGCGCAGGGCGACCTCACGGATCAGCTCCAGGGCCGGGACGGGCCCGATCCGCTCGTGCACCACGACGACCTCGGGCAGCTCGTCGATCGACTCGGACGCCAGGCGCGCGAGGGTGTCGATGAGCTGGGTGGAGTCGGTCACCGGGACGACCGGCTCGGCGTCCGGCAGCTGGCTGAGCAGCGTGGTGAGGGAGCGGACCGCGTCCGCGTCGCCGACTGCCGGAAGGATCCTCGTGGGCATGGCGGCCTCTCACTTGTCCTTCGCGAGTTCGTACGTGCGCTCCTGCTCGGGCACGGTCCCGGTCTCGCCCGGCGCGACCAGGGCGAGCCGGACCCGCTTGGCGAACGACTCGGCGTACGTGATGCGCTGGGCGTCGAGGGCGGAGAGGGCGAAGGTGATGGGGCGGGCCTCGGTCGCCGCGCGGGTGCGGTCGTCGGCGTCCGGCTGGAGCGGGGTGAGGTCACCGACATCGAGGACCCGCGCGTTCGTCACGATGATCTTGGACTGGTCGGGATCACCCTCCCGCTGGCCCTCGAAGGTGGCGTACACGTTGACCGAGGAGCCCGGCGTGATCTTGCCGGCGACGCCGGTCGCCGCGTCGATCATGATGGCGACCTCCTGCTGCCCGGGCTGGAGGGCCGGCTGGTCGACGATCATGTCGCTCTGCAGCAGGGAGCCCGCTTTGAGGGTCGTGACGGCGATCTTGTCGCGGATGTCCGCGAGATCGGTGATCGCGTTCGCCGACAGCCAGCGCTCGGGCATCTCCGTCTTCTCGAACTGGTCCGCGGTGAGCTTGGTGTACGGCTGGATGTTCTTCCGAACCTCGTACGCCGTGACCTCGGGCCCGACCTTGGACTTCACGTCGTCGATGACGGAGAGCACGCCGGCGAAGGCCGCGAGGGCGCCCAGGACCGACAGAAGCAGGAGTATCACGCCGCGGCGCTGACGGGAGTTCATTGAACCGTACAACCTCGTTGGGGGGCTCGGTCGAGCGGAATCGGGGACGGGGGCGATCCGGTACGGCTCACCCGGCGGGCAGTTGGTGCTGTCGCTGCTGTTGCTGCTGCTGGGGAACGGGCGTCACGGGTGCGGTGGCCGAACAGAACACGCAGCGGTCACCGATGACGTCGATACCGCACCAGTGACAGATGTTCTGCCGTACCGAGGTGACCAGTTGGTAAAGGACGGACAGATCGGGCAGGAAGCTGCAGAACTCGATCAGCTTGCCGGTACCCCACCACTCGGCGGACTCGGCGGGCAGCGGGTTCTCGCGCAGCCCCTGGATCCGCCAGGACTTGGCCAGCACCCCGGAGACCCAGTCGGACTGGAGCTGACCGCGGGCTACCAGCAGTGAGGTGGCGAACTCCGGGCCGGCGAGCGTGGCGTCCGGGGCGATCCTGACGAGCTGCGGCTGGGGGTGGGCGAGCACGGCGAACTGACTGCCCGGCACCCAGGACTTGGCGTGCGACTTCAGGCCGACGGGGACCCGGTCGAGCTTGGCCACCGAGCCGAGGAGCGCGCCCGCATGGAGGTAGTGGGTGAGCAGCCGGCCCGCCGAGGCGAGGACGCCCGGGCTGAGGTCGCAGGAGGCCAGCTGTCTCAACTGGCGGGCCAGGACGGCGATCCCCAAGGGTGGCAGATCGGGCTGGAACAGGGCGATGCGGTCGCTCTCCAGGAGGGACCGCACGGTGCGCAGCCGCTGGTCCACCGCCGGAGGCACGGCACGGGAGTACACCACGATCACATGGCCGTGCTGGTCGATCAGCGTCTGGAGGGCGGCGAGCGAGTGGTCGAGCGGCTGCCGGCCGAGGCCGTCGAGCACGACGGCGGGCAGAGTCCGCTCGTCCTGTGCCGGCAGCGCCATGTCGGCACCGGTCACTGCGATGGCAGTTGGCACGCGCAGCTCCCCGTATCCCATGCCCGTGGGTCCGACGGATCACTCCGGCGCACCCGGTCGACTTCACTGCGTGACTACCTGAGCACTGTAACCACGGCTCTATGGCCGGAGAACAGCGATTCTGTGACTTCCTGGCCTGCGCGAGGGATCAAAAGCGGGCGATTACTGCCCAGATGGGGCGCACTTGCCACGTGCGCGCGCCAGAGAAAGGCCGGTTGCATACCCATCCCGGCAGCATCCTTGACAGCGGGATTGGTCTGGACCAACCCTGTTGTCATGCCCATACTCAACAGAAGACCGGCACGGTTCTGGACCGCGGCCCTCACTACGGCCCTCGCCCTGGGAGTCGCGGGCCCCGCGTCCGCCGCGGACGTCAACAACGCCAAGAACGCCGGCTTCGAGTCCGGCCTGACCAACTGGACCTGTTCGGCGAACAGCGGTACGACCGTCTCCTCCCCCGTGCACGGCGGCTCGGCCGCGCTGAAGGCGACGCCGGCCGGGCAGGACAACGCCAAGTGCGTCCAGACGGTGGCCGTCAGGCCGAATGCCACGTACACACTGAGCGCCTGGGTGCAGGGCGGCTACGCCTACCTGGGCGCGACCGGCACCGGCACGACGGACGTGTCGACCTGGACCCCTGACACCGCCTCCTGGAAGCAGCTGACGACCACCTTCACGACGGGCGCCTCGACGACCTCCGTGACGGTCTACACGCACGGCTGGTACGGACAGGCCGCGTACCTCGCGGACGACGTCTCGGTGCTCGGCCCGGACGGGGGCGGCGGGGGCGATCCCGCTCCTACGATCCCGGCGGCACCGGCCGGCCTGGCGGTCTCCGGCACGTCCTCCTCGTCCGTCTCCCTGTCCTGGAACGCGGTGCCGGGCGCGACGGGCTACCACGTCTACCGGAACGGTACGAAGATCACGGCGGTGACCGGGGCGTCGGCGACCGTGACCGGACTGGCCGCCTCCACCTCGTACAGCTTCCAGGTCACGGCGGTGAACTCGGCTGGTGAGTCCGTGAAGTCGGGCGCGGTGACGGGGACGACGACCGCTTCCCCGGGCGACGGGGGCAGCGCACTGCCCAAGCACGCGGTCACCGGGTACTGGCAGAACTTCAACAACGGGGCGACGGTCCAGAAGCTGTCGGCGGTGCAGTCGCAGTACGACATCATCGCGGTCGCCTTTGCGGACGCCACGACGACTCCGGGCGCCGTGACCTTCGCCCTGGACTCGGCCGGGCTCGGCGGGTACACGGTCGACCAGTTCAAGGCGGACATCAAGGCGAAGCAGGCGGCCGGGAAGAAGGTCGTCGTCTCCGTGGGCGGCCAGAACGGCACGGTCTCGGTGAACGACCCGACGTCGGCGGCGAACTTCGCGAACTCGGTGTACGCGCTGATGCAGACGTACGGCTTCGACGGGGTCGACATCGATCTGGAGAACGGGCTCAACGCGGCGTACATGTCACAGGCGTTGCGATCGCTGTCGGCAAAGGCGGGGCCGGGTCTGATCCTCACGATGGCGCCACAGACCATCGACATGCAGTCGACGTCCAACGCGTACTTCCAGACCGCGCTGAACGTGAAGGACATCCTCACGGTCGTCAACATGCAGTACTACAACAGCGGTTCGATGCTGGGCTGCGACGGCAAGGTGTACTCCCAGGGCTCGGTGGACTTCCTGACCGCCCTGGCCTGCATCCAGCTGGAGGGCGGGCTCTCCCCGTCCCAGGTGGGGTTGGGTCTGCCGGCGTCCACCAGCGGGGCGGGCAGCGGCTATGTCTCGCCCTCCGTGGTGAACAACGCGCTGGACTGCCTGACGAAGGGCACGGGGTGCGGCTCCTTCAAGCCGTCGAAGACCTACCCGGACCTGCGCGGCGCCATGACCTGGTCGACGAACTGGGACGCGGCGGCGGGCAACGCGTGGTCCAACACGGTGGGACCGCACGTGCACGGGTTGCCGTAGCCGTTGGTCAGGACGCGGCCGGGTTGTCGCTCTGGACGACCGCCATGACTTCCCGGCCCGTCTCACCGATCGTCCACCGTCACGCCAGTGGCCGGTAGTACCCGAGGACCGGTGCCAGCTGGGCGAACCACTGGCCCAGGGTGTCCCGGCTCTTCGCGTCGACGACGCACTCGTAGAAGCGGCCGTCGAGGTGGATGACGGCCATCATCAGGGTCTTGCCGCTCGGCCCGGCCTTGTAGTGGACGCTGCGGATCTCGTGCCAGGGGAACTCGGCGGAGTGCCCGTGGTCCTCGAAGGCGACGCCCGCGGAGTCGACGACGACGGAGTTGTGCCGGTCCACGGCCATGAACTCCGGGCCCTCGGGCACCTCCTGGGGCGGCTGAGGAGCGAAGGCGGACGGGGGCGGCGGCGGGCCGAAACCCGGCGGGGCGCCGTACGGCTGGGGCGGGTTGCCGTGGGGCGGTGGCGGGGTGGTCATCGGCATCCGTCCCCTGGCGTCGCGGACTGCTTCCAAGTCATGTGAAACATTCTCCCCACCCCACAGCGTCAGTGAAGTGAGGACCTCTTCCAGAGCCGGGCGCACAGCACCAAGGGGGAACACATGAGAAAGGCCCGCGCGGACGAATACGCGGAGTTCGCCGCCGCCCGGGCCGGACACCTGTACCGGTCGGCGTGTCTGCTGACCGCGGGTGACACCCATCTCGCGGAGGACCTGGTGCAGGAGTCGCTCGGGCGGATCTACGTCCGCTGGAGCCGGATCTCCGTCGTCGGCAACCCCGCGGCCTACGCGCAGACCGTCCTGGTCCGGGTGTTCCTGACCCATCAGCGCCGCCGCAGCAGCAGAGAACGCGCAACCGATGTCCTGCCGGAGGTGGCCGCCGCCGGTGTCGACACGCCCCTGCGGCTGACGCTGCTCGACGCCCTCGCCCGGCTGCCCGCCAAGGACCGGGCCGTGGTCGTCCTGCGCTACTGGGAGGACCGCTCCATCGAGGAGACCGCCGGTGTCCTCAACGCGAGCGCGGCAGCCGTCCGCACGCGCTGCACCCGAGCCCTCAAGCAGCTGCGCGAACTCCTCGGCGAGGACATCGGCGCCTACGCCCGGCCCTGACCGGCCCCCTGACTTCCCTTTCGTCCGACCGACCGGAACGGTGGCTTCGCCATGTTCGCAGACCAGCACGAGGACCCCTTCGAGGAGCGGCTCGCCGCCGCCCTGCACGAGACCGGCGGCGGGTTCGACACCGATCGCACTGCCCTCGCCGCGCGCGGCGAGGCGCATGGCCGGCGCACGCGGTTCGTGCGGCGGGCCGCCGTCGCCGGGGGCACCGCGGGCGTCGTGCTCGCCTGCGTGGGCGGGGCGCTGGTCCTGCGGCCGGGCGGTACGGCGACCGAGGCCGTGCCGTCGTCCGTGACGGCCTCCGCCAAGCCGAAGCCGAGCATCACGGCCAGGCTCGCGACCGACGAGGAGATGATCGAGACCCTCAAGAGCCTGTTGCCCAAGGGCGACTTCAGCGAGGAGCGCGGGACGGGCACCGAGCCGACCGACGCCCGGAAGGTGCCGGCGCCGTCCGCCGGGCTCGTCTTCGACGACGGCAAGGGCGCCGCGGCCATCGGGGTCACCGTGGGCCGGGTGCAGCCGGGCGGTACGACGGCCCGGCAGGCGGCCCGGTGCCCCGACCGGCTGGCCATCCCGTACGACGCCTGCAACACGAGCCGGCTCGCCGACGGCTCCGTGGTCACCGTGCTCCAGGGGTACGAGTATCCCGACCGCCGGGTGGCGGACACCAAGCTCTGGACCGCCGAGCTGGTCACCCCGACCGGGCAGCACATCACCGTGAGCGAGTGGAACGCGGCCGCCGAGAAGGACAAGCCCGTCACCCGGACCGATCCCCCGCTGAACCCGGCTCAGTTGACGCGGCTGGCGGCGGCGCAGGAGTGGCGCACCGTCGCGAACGCCCTCCCCGAGCCTCTCCCCGAGCCGGAGCTCCCCGGCTCCGACCTGCACGCCCGCACCGACCTGCTGGCCCTGCTGGCCCTGCTGCCGAAGGGGTTGAAGGTGACCGCCAAGAGCAGCGACGACGGCGACTTCGCCTACGCCGTGGTCGACGACGGCAAGGGCCGGAGCATGGTCCAGGTCAATGTGCAGCCCGACATGCTGGACGTGGCCGGTGACCTCTTCGACTCGAGCTCCGAGACGCTGCCCGACGGCACCCGGGTCGCCGTGCAGCAGGGTCCCGGGGACAGGGGCGACCAGGTCATGTGGACCGTCGACACCATGCGCGCCGACGGCAGGCGCGTGGTGATCAGCGCCTTCAACGCCGGCACCCAGAACGAGCCCGCGACCCGTGCGACCCCGGCGCTGACCAT includes:
- a CDS encoding DUF5936 domain-containing protein, whose product is MIGIGLALLMAVSVWGVFAGIRMYRAEAKLPSDLVLALEVGSTRTGAVDSLIDRMGMRYAPAVLRLMGPKQVAKYRRKIDLAGNPGGLTIHRYAARRAVYGFLGALGFLVFLLRGQILVALLLLAFGAFWTEVGIWSAIRVRKDVIERTLPDFLDVLAVVVSAGLGFRQALDRVASKYEGPWADELRITLRQMDLGMSRRQAFAELRRRNDSEQVAMFVTALQQGEELGAPIVDTLVSLAKDMRRTDAQNARRKAARAVPKATMMITTFMVPATMLLLAAGLLLGSGTDFGTITGK
- a CDS encoding type II secretion system F family protein, giving the protein MDLQTLVTLTIGATLVTCALAVVGVHFYARGRAQRAALVDRLSAASQVPYTGRRRHFRDLDRRLRRTRLGRQLELRLAATGLDVTPGEFFAAMVGLVGGLWLIGQATLAPFFGPLAGLAGVWAAVQFLNWQRQKRIEKFINQLPELARILANATHAGLALRTAIGMAAEELEAPAGEELAKVANQLAVGVSMEDALDEMAKRLPSRELVVLVTTLVLSSRAGGQVVSALRNLTETLEERKETRREVRTQLSQVNMTSYAVPVLGIGSLFLMNGVKDGALERMTGSPLGQGAVIIAFALYAVGFILIRRLSRIDV
- a CDS encoding CpaF family protein, producing MSLRSRINTPEENGSRGEDGHIVSSYRAKLLEEIDLAEMSSLAAAERRARLERVLGHIISREGPVLSTVERSQLIRRVVDEALGLGILEPLLEDASITEIMVNGPDSIFVERGGRVEQLPLRFPSHDQLMQTIERIVSTVNRRVDETNPMVDARLPSGERVNVIIPPLSLTGAILTIRRFPRSYTLQELVGFDSLDENMLYLLAGLVQARFNIIVSGATGTGKTTLLNALSGLIPEGDRIITIEDSAELQLQQRHVVRLESRPPNVEGQGRVTIRDLVRNSLRMRPDRIVVGEVRGGESLDMLQAMSTGHDGSLATVHANSAEDALMRLKTLASMSEVEIPFEALHDQINSAVDVIIQLTRFADGARRITEIALLDSHGSEPYRLATVARFDAQPMAADGRIYGRFEYFPLPRRTVDRLYMASQPTPQAFGVAQSANQLAIREAR
- a CDS encoding TadE/TadG family type IV pilus assembly protein; protein product: MSYSRKSTRDRGQVALEYLGFIPILILVAMAGVQIGLIAYTAQQAGTAARAGARAASLDRSAQEGCVNAISDWLSVDCAEGGGGDSVTVTATVQIPSIVPGWDFDPAVKTATMPLDH
- a CDS encoding TadE family protein, which codes for MSGRRDEGQVTIEFLGMTPLILITLVLLWQFVLLGYTFTLAGNAADEAVRAATAAPPGEREAACEQAGLDKLPGAWTGQVDCATGGGYVTADVHLDVPVLFPGAIAFPFQVDGHAGAVEEDRD
- a CDS encoding AAA family ATPase, which encodes MPTRILPAVGDADAVRSLTTLLSQLPDAEPVVPVTDSTQLIDTLARLASESIDELPEVVVVHERIGPVPALELIREVALRFPAVGVILVTSDVSPGLFQAAMDYGARGLISLPLGYEELATRVHAVAQWSVGVRRHLGAVTDVFTGVGGTVVTVSGAKGGVGATTTAIQLALAAQASGRTTALLDMDLQTGDVASYLDVQFRRSVADLATITDISPRVLADAVFPHDTGLALLLAPGEGERGEEVTERAARQIVSALRSRYEVVVVDCGAQLSGAGAAVVEMADTALLVTTPDVVAVRGAKRAVRMWDRLQVRKAEETTVVVNRHSRATEIQPALIQKITGTGVAATVIPANFKELQGAVDAGRVHELDAKGTVKQALWTLAGELGLVKGSEANSHRNGGRERGALTFRRRRELGR
- the cpaB gene encoding Flp pilus assembly protein CpaB, whose translation is MNSRQRRGVILLLLSVLGALAAFAGVLSVIDDVKSKVGPEVTAYEVRKNIQPYTKLTADQFEKTEMPERWLSANAITDLADIRDKIAVTTLKAGSLLQSDMIVDQPALQPGQQEVAIMIDAATGVAGKITPGSSVNVYATFEGQREGDPDQSKIIVTNARVLDVGDLTPLQPDADDRTRAATEARPITFALSALDAQRITYAESFAKRVRLALVAPGETGTVPEQERTYELAKDK
- a CDS encoding glycoside hydrolase family 18 protein; translated protein: MPILNRRPARFWTAALTTALALGVAGPASAADVNNAKNAGFESGLTNWTCSANSGTTVSSPVHGGSAALKATPAGQDNAKCVQTVAVRPNATYTLSAWVQGGYAYLGATGTGTTDVSTWTPDTASWKQLTTTFTTGASTTSVTVYTHGWYGQAAYLADDVSVLGPDGGGGGDPAPTIPAAPAGLAVSGTSSSSVSLSWNAVPGATGYHVYRNGTKITAVTGASATVTGLAASTSYSFQVTAVNSAGESVKSGAVTGTTTASPGDGGSALPKHAVTGYWQNFNNGATVQKLSAVQSQYDIIAVAFADATTTPGAVTFALDSAGLGGYTVDQFKADIKAKQAAGKKVVVSVGGQNGTVSVNDPTSAANFANSVYALMQTYGFDGVDIDLENGLNAAYMSQALRSLSAKAGPGLILTMAPQTIDMQSTSNAYFQTALNVKDILTVVNMQYYNSGSMLGCDGKVYSQGSVDFLTALACIQLEGGLSPSQVGLGLPASTSGAGSGYVSPSVVNNALDCLTKGTGCGSFKPSKTYPDLRGAMTWSTNWDAAAGNAWSNTVGPHVHGLP
- a CDS encoding SigE family RNA polymerase sigma factor: MRKARADEYAEFAAARAGHLYRSACLLTAGDTHLAEDLVQESLGRIYVRWSRISVVGNPAAYAQTVLVRVFLTHQRRRSSRERATDVLPEVAAAGVDTPLRLTLLDALARLPAKDRAVVVLRYWEDRSIEETAGVLNASAAAVRTRCTRALKQLRELLGEDIGAYARP